In one Spirosoma rigui genomic region, the following are encoded:
- the neuC gene encoding UDP-N-acetylglucosamine 2-epimerase: MKIGVLTSSRADYSIYYPLLTALAEDSFFDLGVIAFGTHLSARHGHTVDQIVANGFSVTHRIDAVPTGDGPADISHTMGSVMQAFSGLWAQETYDLVLCLGDRFEMFAAVASAVPFNIPIAHIHGGETTLGAIDNAFRHAITVMSTYHFTTTDAYKARVIELTGSAANVYNVGALSIDNLRHLPLLTKAEFFDKFAIDLDRPSILITFHPETVSFEKNKEHVAELIGALEQLPNYQLVITMPNADTMGNYVREHLLAFIDRHPNAVGIESFGTIGYLSCMKYCRFMLGNTSSGFVEASFFPKYVINLGNRQEGRLVTPNLINCPIQTDRILEAVQRIEIADELAPVDAYGNGTTAQQIVSILKQVRGRLQ, from the coding sequence ATGAAAATCGGCGTTCTGACCAGTTCCCGGGCTGACTACAGCATTTACTATCCCCTGCTGACGGCATTGGCGGAGGATTCGTTTTTCGACCTCGGTGTTATCGCGTTTGGCACGCACCTGTCGGCCCGCCACGGCCATACCGTCGACCAGATTGTGGCGAACGGCTTTTCCGTGACGCACCGTATCGATGCGGTGCCCACCGGCGACGGTCCGGCCGATATCAGCCATACCATGGGCAGCGTGATGCAGGCATTCTCAGGCTTGTGGGCGCAGGAAACGTACGACCTGGTGCTGTGCCTGGGCGACCGATTCGAGATGTTTGCCGCCGTTGCCAGCGCTGTCCCCTTTAACATCCCGATTGCGCATATCCACGGGGGCGAAACCACGCTGGGGGCCATCGACAACGCGTTCCGGCACGCCATTACGGTGATGTCGACCTACCACTTTACAACGACCGATGCTTACAAAGCGCGGGTCATCGAACTGACCGGTTCGGCGGCCAACGTGTATAATGTAGGCGCGCTGAGCATCGACAACCTCCGGCACCTGCCCCTGCTGACCAAAGCCGAGTTCTTCGATAAGTTCGCCATCGACCTCGACCGGCCATCCATACTCATTACGTTTCACCCGGAAACGGTCTCGTTCGAGAAGAACAAAGAACACGTAGCGGAACTCATCGGCGCGCTGGAACAGCTACCCAACTATCAGCTGGTCATTACCATGCCCAACGCCGACACCATGGGCAACTACGTGCGGGAGCATCTGCTGGCGTTCATCGACCGGCACCCGAACGCGGTGGGTATCGAATCATTCGGCACAATCGGCTACCTTTCGTGCATGAAGTACTGCCGGTTCATGCTGGGTAATACGTCGAGCGGGTTTGTTGAAGCCAGCTTTTTCCCCAAGTACGTGATCAACCTGGGCAACCGGCAGGAGGGGCGGCTGGTAACACCTAACCTGATCAACTGCCCGATTCAGACCGACCGTATTCTGGAAGCAGTGCAGCGTATCGAAATCGCCGACGAGCTGGCGCCCGTCGACGCCTACGGCAACGGCACCACCGCCCAACAAATTGTTTCTATTTTAAAACAGGTTCGTGGCAGACTACAGTAA
- the neuB gene encoding N-acetylneuraminate synthase: MSKTLIIAEAGVNHNGDIDLAKQLIDIAAEAGADIVKFQTFKTEKLVSTAAQKADYQVNNMPGEADNSQFAMLKKLELSPADHRELMAHCQLRNIQFLSTAFDLDSLDFLAGLGIDIFKIPSGEITNLPYLRKVGRFNGQVIASTGMATMDDIAAMLDVLTTAGTDRQNITVLHCNTDYPSPFRDVNLRAMQTIGDTFGVAVGYSDHTPGIEVPIAAVALGATVIEKHFTLDRSLEGPDHLASLEPDELAHMVRAIRNIDVALGDGVKQPTPSEQKNIAVARKSIHLARPLVAGQVLTETDLVMKRPGSGISPMLLDSVTGRSLVVDVAADHLLRWEDLA; encoded by the coding sequence ATGAGTAAGACACTGATCATCGCCGAAGCGGGCGTCAACCATAACGGCGACATCGATCTCGCCAAACAGCTGATCGACATAGCGGCCGAAGCGGGGGCTGATATCGTCAAGTTTCAGACGTTCAAGACCGAAAAACTGGTGAGCACGGCGGCCCAGAAAGCCGACTACCAGGTGAATAATATGCCCGGCGAGGCCGACAACTCGCAGTTTGCCATGCTGAAAAAGCTGGAACTGAGCCCCGCCGATCACCGCGAACTGATGGCCCACTGCCAGCTGCGTAACATCCAGTTTTTGTCTACCGCCTTTGACCTGGACAGTCTGGACTTTCTGGCCGGTCTGGGCATCGATATCTTTAAAATCCCGTCCGGCGAAATCACCAATCTGCCCTACCTCCGCAAAGTCGGCCGTTTCAACGGGCAGGTTATTGCCTCAACGGGCATGGCCACGATGGACGATATTGCGGCCATGCTGGATGTTTTGACAACGGCCGGTACCGACCGACAAAACATCACGGTACTGCACTGCAACACGGATTACCCCTCGCCGTTCCGCGATGTGAATCTGCGGGCCATGCAAACCATTGGCGATACGTTCGGGGTGGCGGTTGGGTACTCCGATCATACGCCCGGCATCGAAGTACCCATTGCCGCCGTAGCCCTCGGCGCTACGGTCATTGAAAAGCACTTCACCCTCGACCGGTCGCTGGAAGGGCCCGACCACCTGGCATCCCTCGAACCGGATGAGCTGGCGCACATGGTCCGGGCCATTCGCAATATTGACGTAGCGCTGGGCGATGGTGTGAAACAACCCACGCCCTCCGAGCAGAAAAACATTGCCGTAGCCCGGAAAAGCATTCACCTCGCCCGGCCGCTGGTAGCAGGACAGGTATTGACCGAGACCGATCTGGTCATGAAGCGACCCGGCAGCGGCATCTCGCCCATGTTGCTGGACAGCGTAACGGGCCGATCACTGGTCGTCGATGTCGCAGCCGATCATCTTTTGCGTTGGGAGGATCTGGCATGA
- a CDS encoding acetyltransferase, producing MNTEQLILVGGGGHCKSVIDVVEASSRFSIAGIVDTPEKVGTTQSGYPVIATDGDLATLARQYRYFLVTVGQIRSSTLRTRLYHLIKSLGGSLPTLISPTAYVSQRALIGEGTVIHHQAFVNAGAQIGVNCIINTASLIEHDARIGDHCHVSTAAVINGDGVVGDHCFVGSRAVVSHGVHVAPNGILGAGAVLLTPTEEGGLYAGNPAVLKKRVS from the coding sequence ATGAACACGGAACAGCTGATCCTGGTGGGGGGCGGTGGCCACTGCAAATCGGTGATCGATGTGGTGGAAGCGTCCAGCCGGTTCAGCATTGCCGGGATTGTGGATACGCCCGAAAAGGTAGGTACAACCCAATCCGGCTACCCCGTAATAGCGACCGATGGCGACCTGGCGACACTGGCGCGTCAGTACCGCTATTTTCTGGTAACGGTGGGCCAGATCCGGTCCAGCACCCTGCGCACCCGCCTGTATCACCTCATCAAAAGCCTGGGCGGTAGCCTGCCCACCCTGATTTCCCCCACCGCTTACGTATCCCAACGCGCTTTGATTGGCGAGGGCACCGTTATCCATCACCAGGCGTTTGTAAATGCAGGGGCGCAGATCGGCGTAAACTGCATCATCAACACGGCCTCCCTGATCGAACACGACGCCCGGATTGGCGATCACTGCCACGTATCGACGGCAGCCGTTATCAACGGCGACGGTGTGGTGGGCGATCACTGTTTTGTGGGTAGCCGCGCGGTCGTGTCCCACGGGGTCCACGTTGCCCCGAACGGTATACTCGGCGCGGGAGCCGTTCTACTAACCCCAACCGAAGAAGGAGGACTGTATGCGGGCAACCCGGCGGTTCTGAAAAAACGCGTATCATGA
- a CDS encoding LegC family aminotransferase — translation MFDRFVQFVRDTFGETDGFIPLHEPRFTGNEKTYVNDAIDSTFVSSVGRYVDQFEAQIREYTGAPYAIATVNGTAALHIALVLAGVERNDLVLTQPLSFVATSNAIAYTGAEPCFIDIDLDTLSLSPEKLSAFLDTQTELRNGGCYHIASGRRVSACVPMHTFGHPARIETIVQLCTAHHIVVVEDAAESLGSTYQGKQTGTFGRLGTYSFNGNKTITCGGGGMVVTSHEQLGKLGKHLTTQAKVPHRWEFNHDQTGYNYRLPNLNAALACAQMEQLDGFIANKRQLAGLYRDFFQTTPYQFVQQPADSQSNFWLNAVLLNDRRERDEFLEYTNSHGVMTRPAWTLLTKLPMLSHCLHDGSANAQYIEDRLVNIPSSVRLT, via the coding sequence ATGTTTGATCGGTTTGTTCAGTTCGTACGCGACACCTTCGGCGAAACCGACGGTTTTATTCCCCTGCACGAGCCCCGCTTCACGGGTAATGAGAAGACGTATGTCAACGACGCCATAGACTCCACGTTCGTGTCGTCGGTAGGCCGGTACGTTGATCAATTTGAAGCGCAGATTCGGGAGTATACCGGGGCGCCTTACGCCATTGCCACTGTCAATGGTACGGCCGCCCTGCACATTGCCCTGGTGCTGGCGGGCGTTGAACGCAACGACCTGGTACTGACCCAGCCGCTCTCGTTCGTGGCCACCAGCAACGCCATTGCCTACACCGGCGCGGAACCCTGCTTCATCGATATCGATCTCGACACACTCAGCCTTAGCCCCGAGAAGCTGTCTGCTTTTCTGGATACGCAAACTGAACTCCGGAACGGCGGCTGTTACCACATCGCCAGCGGCAGGCGCGTGAGCGCCTGTGTACCGATGCATACGTTTGGGCATCCGGCGCGAATCGAAACGATTGTTCAGCTGTGCACGGCCCACCATATTGTCGTGGTCGAAGATGCCGCCGAATCGCTGGGCAGTACGTATCAGGGTAAACAAACCGGCACGTTCGGACGGCTGGGTACATACAGTTTCAACGGCAACAAAACCATTACCTGTGGCGGGGGCGGCATGGTCGTTACCAGCCACGAGCAGCTGGGTAAGCTGGGCAAGCACCTGACCACCCAGGCCAAGGTACCGCACCGTTGGGAATTCAACCACGACCAGACGGGTTACAATTACCGGCTCCCGAACCTCAACGCAGCGCTGGCCTGCGCCCAGATGGAACAACTGGACGGGTTCATTGCCAACAAACGCCAGTTGGCCGGCCTCTACCGGGATTTTTTCCAGACGACCCCGTATCAGTTCGTGCAGCAACCCGCCGACAGCCAGTCCAACTTCTGGCTCAACGCCGTTCTGCTGAATGACCGCCGGGAGCGCGACGAATTCCTGGAATACACCAACAGCCACGGCGTGATGACCCGCCCGGCCTGGACCCTGCTGACCAAGCTGCCGATGCTGAGCCACTGCCTGCACGACGGTAGTGCGAACGCGCAGTACATTGAAGACCGGCTGGTGAACATTCCCAGCAGCGTACGACTGACATGA
- a CDS encoding NAD-dependent 4,6-dehydratase LegB, with protein MKKKVLVTGADGFIGSHLVEKLLDDGHAVKAFVYYNSFNSWGWLDTLPAEKLQQIEIFAGDVRDPNGVRTAMKDVSMVFHLAALIAIPYSYHSPDSYVDTNIKGTLNILQAARDLAIEKVLVTSTSEVYGTALTVPIDETHPRQGQSPYSATKIGADAMADAYFRSFNLPVVTVRPFNTYGPRQSARAVIPTIITQLLSGYREIKLGALHPTRDLVFVKDTVSGFAEIAKHDVLIGQEVNIATNAEISIGDLAHKIIDIMGVPAEIVSDDQRLRPEKSEVERLMGSNQKITSATAWRPQYSFDEGLRETIAWFSNPENLNQYKAHIYNV; from the coding sequence ATGAAAAAAAAAGTATTGGTTACCGGCGCTGACGGTTTTATCGGCAGCCATTTGGTTGAAAAATTACTGGACGACGGGCACGCGGTAAAAGCCTTTGTGTACTACAACTCGTTCAACAGCTGGGGCTGGCTCGACACCCTACCGGCCGAGAAACTACAGCAAATTGAAATCTTTGCCGGTGATGTGCGGGACCCCAACGGCGTCAGGACCGCCATGAAAGATGTGAGCATGGTGTTTCACCTGGCCGCGCTCATCGCCATTCCCTACAGCTACCACTCGCCCGATAGTTACGTCGACACCAACATCAAGGGTACGCTGAATATTCTTCAGGCCGCCCGCGATCTGGCTATCGAAAAAGTACTCGTCACCTCCACTTCGGAGGTGTACGGCACCGCCCTGACCGTGCCCATCGACGAGACGCACCCCCGGCAGGGACAGTCGCCCTACTCGGCGACCAAGATCGGGGCCGACGCCATGGCCGACGCTTATTTCCGCAGCTTCAATCTGCCCGTCGTTACGGTGCGGCCGTTCAACACCTACGGTCCCCGGCAGTCGGCGCGCGCTGTTATTCCCACCATCATTACGCAGTTGCTCAGTGGGTACCGGGAAATAAAACTCGGAGCGCTCCACCCGACCCGTGATCTGGTGTTCGTTAAAGACACGGTGAGCGGTTTTGCCGAGATCGCCAAACACGACGTGCTCATTGGGCAGGAAGTGAACATTGCCACCAACGCCGAAATCAGCATTGGCGACCTGGCCCACAAGATCATTGACATCATGGGCGTACCGGCCGAAATCGTGTCGGACGACCAGCGGCTACGTCCTGAAAAGAGCGAAGTAGAGCGGTTGATGGGGTCTAATCAGAAAATCACGTCGGCCACAGCCTGGCGCCCGCAGTACAGTTTCGACGAGGGCCTGCGGGAAACCATAGCCTGGTTCAGCAATCCCGAGAACCTCAACCAGTATAAGGCCCATATCTATAATGTTTGA
- a CDS encoding GNAT family N-acetyltransferase, giving the protein MPYHIALHTDLPLSDALPFSPNGFFFNTPEHVHQQSAGGAHTVVAVNTLTNRVEARCSFFVDGDQARSPAAAPFGSVEFVETLPEPVLDTVLDALLAAVVATGVSVFRLVNYPHCYAPPQAKRLTAQLLNRGFTVVSANQNAFLPITSDLFETIIDASERRRLQKCRRAGFRFDHWQQPDLDAVTSFLISTRQRQGYALTLPPDRLRRLLQTFPDEFPVFVVRAGTAIAALTIAVRVRSDILYSFLPASSPAYHTYSPMVLLTDGLVGYCQAQHIQLLDLGVSLDGDYQPKPSLVRFKQNLGAQECPKLTFEKRF; this is encoded by the coding sequence ATGCCCTACCACATCGCCCTTCATACGGACTTACCGCTTTCTGACGCCTTGCCGTTTTCACCAAACGGCTTCTTTTTTAATACCCCCGAGCACGTTCACCAGCAAAGCGCCGGCGGAGCCCATACGGTAGTGGCCGTCAACACCCTGACGAATCGGGTTGAAGCGCGCTGTTCGTTTTTCGTCGATGGGGATCAGGCCCGTAGTCCCGCAGCGGCTCCGTTCGGCTCCGTCGAATTCGTTGAGACCCTTCCCGAGCCAGTCCTGGATACCGTCCTGGATGCACTGCTCGCGGCCGTTGTGGCAACCGGCGTATCGGTCTTTCGGCTGGTGAATTACCCCCACTGCTACGCTCCTCCGCAGGCAAAGCGACTAACGGCCCAACTTCTTAACCGTGGCTTCACGGTCGTTTCGGCAAACCAGAATGCCTTTCTGCCCATAACCAGCGATTTATTTGAAACCATCATCGACGCGTCGGAACGGCGACGGCTGCAAAAATGCCGGCGGGCCGGCTTCCGGTTCGACCACTGGCAACAGCCCGATCTTGATGCGGTGACATCCTTTCTAATCAGCACCCGCCAGCGCCAGGGATACGCCCTCACCCTTCCACCCGACCGCTTGCGACGGCTGCTACAAACGTTTCCCGATGAGTTCCCGGTTTTCGTTGTCCGCGCTGGCACTGCGATAGCCGCACTGACCATAGCGGTACGCGTCCGGTCCGACATTCTCTACAGTTTTCTCCCCGCGTCCAGCCCGGCTTACCATACCTACAGCCCCATGGTACTGCTCACCGATGGGCTGGTCGGTTATTGCCAGGCCCAGCACATTCAGCTGCTCGATCTGGGCGTATCGCTCGACGGCGATTACCAACCAAAACCCAGCCTGGTCCGCTTTAAACAGAACCTCGGCGCACAGGAATGCCCTAAACTCACCTTCGAGAAGCGATTTTAA
- a CDS encoding Ppx/GppA phosphatase family protein, producing MKLAAIDIGSNAARLQISTVLHNDDTVSFKRVEYVRFPLRLGHDVFNYGALTPESEARTTKLMQVYKLLMELHEVEEYMACATSAMRESTNGHEVAKRIEALTGVKINIIDGQKEAELINNVVVQALDDRQFLHIDVGGGSTELNLYVNRQKVNSKSFKVGSVRLLEGKEIKGGWRKIEDWVEENVDSSQEVVAVGTGGNISKLFNLASKTSDASTTRAEIERIREYIAGFSQEDRINKLRLNADRADVIVPAADIYISVMKWANANEIIVPDLGLKDGIIQLVYSHYAKKRKIH from the coding sequence ATGAAACTGGCAGCCATTGATATCGGTTCCAACGCAGCCCGTCTGCAAATCTCCACCGTTCTTCACAACGACGACACGGTCAGTTTCAAGCGTGTCGAATACGTCCGCTTTCCGCTGCGGCTTGGCCATGACGTGTTCAATTACGGTGCGCTGACGCCCGAATCGGAAGCCCGCACGACCAAGCTGATGCAGGTTTATAAATTGCTCATGGAGCTCCACGAGGTTGAAGAATACATGGCCTGTGCTACGTCGGCCATGCGCGAGTCGACCAACGGCCACGAGGTAGCCAAACGAATCGAAGCGCTGACCGGCGTAAAGATCAACATCATCGACGGCCAGAAAGAAGCCGAACTGATCAATAACGTAGTGGTTCAGGCACTGGACGACCGGCAGTTTCTGCACATCGACGTGGGTGGCGGCAGCACCGAACTAAACCTGTACGTGAACCGGCAAAAGGTGAATTCCAAATCGTTCAAGGTAGGCTCGGTACGGTTGTTGGAAGGTAAAGAGATCAAAGGCGGCTGGCGAAAAATCGAGGACTGGGTCGAAGAAAACGTCGATTCGTCGCAGGAGGTGGTAGCCGTCGGTACGGGCGGTAACATCAGCAAGCTGTTTAACCTCGCGTCCAAAACGTCGGATGCCAGCACAACCCGGGCTGAAATCGAGCGCATTCGGGAGTACATAGCCGGGTTCAGCCAGGAAGACCGGATCAACAAACTTCGCCTGAACGCCGACCGCGCTGACGTCATTGTCCCGGCCGCCGACATCTATATTTCGGTCATGAAGTGGGCCAACGCCAACGAGATCATTGTTCCGGACCTGGGCCTCAAAGACGGCATTATCCAGCTCGTTTATTCCCACTACGCCAAAAAGCGCAAAATTCACTGA
- the metH gene encoding methionine synthase, which produces MKTLPELLQERILVLDGAMGSMIQQYSLTDADYRGERFTDWPHDLKGNNDLLSLTKPEVIQEIHRQYLEAGADIIETNTFSSTSIAMADYRMEELAYELNYESARIAKEATDEFTRQNPGKPRFVAGAMGPTNRTASLSPDVNNPAYRAVTFDQLVDAYYEQVKGLVDGGADLLLVETIFDTLNAKAALFAIDKYFSEEKRQSLPIMVSGTITDASGRTLSGQTTEAFLYSMSHLPLLSVGLNCALGAELMRPYIQTLAKESPFFTSAYPNAGLPNEFGEYDETPDMMAGQIESFIKDSFVNIVGGCCGSTPDHIRAIATVAAKYPPRRLPQPEPYQKLSGLEPLKITEQTNFLNVGERTNVTGSKKFARLIKEGNYDEALSIARGQVEGGAQVIDVNMDEGMLDSVEAMTTFLNLIAAEPDIARVPIMVDSSKWEVIEAGLKCVQGKAIVNSISLKEGEDAFIERARLVRRYGAAAVVMAFDEAGQADSYERRIQICERAYRILVDKVGFAPQDIIFDPNILTVATGIEEHNNYAVDFINATRWIKENLPLAKVSGGVSNISFSFRGNDVVREAMHSAFLYHAIRAGLDMGIVNAGQLEVYDSIPKDLLERCEDVLLNRRDDATERLVDFAETVKAKGKVVVQDESWRLEPVHERLKHALVKGITDYIDQDVEEIRHLVERPLHVIEGPLMDGMNIVGDLFGAGKMFLPQVVKSARVMKKAVAYLTPFIEAEKDGTASSSAGKILLATVKGDVHDIGKNIVGVVLGCNNYEIIDLGVMVPTQKILDEARKHNVDIIGLSGLITPSLDEMVGVAKEMERQGFTLPLLIGGATTSRIHTAVKIDPHYSGPVVHVLDASRSVPVAGRLVSETDATRDKIFTDIKAEYVKLRSDHAKRQKEKASLTIDKARANRTVIDWSQFEPTKPTFLGNRYFNDYPIAELAKYIDWTPFFQTWQLHGKYPAIFEDAVVGSEAKKLFDDAKALLQEIIDKKLLRANAVVGFYPANSAEDDVLLHDYEEQIRDVACERHGSHRHVEYKISRSAGDTAAAVTPAGELIYDTKTVLHFLRQQNQKAPGLPNLCLADFVAPLDSGREDYIGAFAVTAGIGIEALLEKYERDHDDYNSIMVKALADRLAEAFAERMHERVRKEFWPYATDETLSNEQLIKEDYQGIRPAPGYPACPDHTEKGKLFELLNAGEIGIELTESYAMYPASSVSGFYFANPESKYFAIGKINKDQVLDYAHRKDMPVDEIEKWLAPVLSYDA; this is translated from the coding sequence TTGAAAACATTACCTGAACTTCTCCAGGAGCGCATCCTTGTGCTCGATGGCGCGATGGGGTCCATGATCCAGCAGTATTCGCTTACCGATGCCGACTACCGGGGGGAGCGCTTTACCGACTGGCCGCACGATCTGAAAGGCAACAACGACCTGTTGTCGCTGACCAAGCCCGAAGTTATTCAGGAAATCCACCGGCAATACCTCGAGGCCGGGGCCGATATTATCGAAACAAATACCTTCAGCAGTACGTCCATCGCCATGGCCGATTACCGCATGGAGGAACTGGCCTACGAACTCAACTACGAATCGGCACGTATCGCCAAAGAAGCCACCGACGAATTTACGCGTCAGAACCCCGGCAAGCCACGCTTCGTGGCCGGGGCTATGGGGCCTACCAACCGCACGGCCTCGCTGTCGCCCGACGTCAACAACCCGGCCTACCGCGCCGTTACCTTCGACCAGCTGGTCGACGCGTACTATGAGCAGGTGAAAGGGCTGGTCGACGGGGGAGCCGACCTGCTGCTGGTCGAGACGATCTTCGATACGCTGAACGCCAAAGCCGCGCTCTTCGCCATCGACAAATATTTCTCCGAAGAAAAGCGCCAGTCACTGCCCATCATGGTATCGGGTACCATCACCGATGCCAGCGGCCGGACCCTGTCGGGGCAAACGACCGAAGCGTTCCTGTATTCGATGTCGCACCTGCCGTTGCTGAGCGTGGGGCTGAACTGCGCGCTCGGTGCCGAGCTGATGCGGCCTTATATCCAGACGCTCGCCAAAGAGTCGCCGTTCTTTACATCGGCTTATCCCAATGCGGGTCTGCCGAACGAGTTCGGGGAATATGACGAGACGCCTGATATGATGGCGGGCCAGATCGAAAGCTTCATCAAAGACAGCTTCGTCAATATCGTTGGCGGCTGTTGCGGATCGACACCCGATCACATCCGGGCCATTGCGACCGTGGCGGCCAAGTACCCGCCCCGTCGCTTGCCGCAGCCTGAACCGTATCAGAAGTTGAGCGGTCTGGAGCCGCTGAAAATTACGGAGCAGACCAACTTCCTGAACGTGGGTGAGCGCACCAACGTCACCGGCTCGAAGAAGTTTGCCCGGCTGATCAAGGAAGGAAACTACGACGAAGCCCTGAGCATTGCGCGCGGTCAGGTCGAAGGCGGGGCGCAGGTGATCGACGTCAACATGGACGAAGGGATGCTCGATTCGGTCGAAGCCATGACCACGTTCCTGAACCTGATTGCCGCCGAACCGGATATTGCCCGCGTCCCCATCATGGTCGATTCCTCCAAGTGGGAAGTGATCGAAGCGGGATTGAAGTGCGTGCAGGGTAAAGCCATTGTCAACTCGATCTCGCTCAAAGAAGGCGAAGATGCTTTCATCGAACGGGCGCGGCTCGTCCGGCGTTACGGGGCGGCTGCGGTGGTGATGGCCTTCGACGAAGCCGGCCAGGCCGACTCCTACGAACGGCGCATCCAGATTTGCGAACGGGCTTACCGGATTCTGGTCGACAAGGTGGGGTTTGCCCCGCAGGATATCATTTTTGACCCGAACATCCTGACGGTGGCTACGGGTATAGAAGAGCACAATAATTACGCCGTCGACTTCATCAATGCTACGCGCTGGATCAAGGAAAACCTACCGCTGGCGAAGGTAAGCGGGGGCGTATCGAATATTTCGTTCAGTTTCCGGGGTAACGACGTGGTACGCGAAGCCATGCACTCGGCTTTCCTGTATCACGCTATCCGTGCTGGTCTGGACATGGGTATTGTCAACGCCGGGCAGCTGGAAGTATATGACAGCATCCCGAAAGACTTACTCGAACGCTGCGAAGATGTGCTGCTCAACCGGCGCGACGACGCCACCGAGCGGCTGGTCGACTTTGCCGAAACGGTTAAAGCCAAGGGTAAAGTGGTGGTTCAGGACGAGAGCTGGCGCCTGGAGCCCGTACACGAACGACTCAAACACGCGCTTGTTAAAGGGATTACCGACTATATCGACCAGGACGTTGAAGAAATCCGGCACCTGGTGGAGCGGCCCCTGCACGTGATCGAAGGGCCGCTGATGGATGGTATGAACATCGTTGGCGACCTGTTCGGCGCGGGAAAAATGTTCCTGCCGCAGGTGGTGAAATCGGCGCGGGTGATGAAAAAAGCCGTTGCCTACCTGACGCCGTTTATCGAAGCCGAGAAAGACGGCACCGCCAGTTCGTCGGCCGGGAAAATTCTGCTGGCTACTGTAAAAGGCGACGTGCACGACATTGGCAAAAACATCGTTGGCGTCGTGCTGGGGTGTAATAACTACGAAATCATCGACCTCGGGGTGATGGTGCCGACCCAGAAAATTCTGGACGAAGCCCGCAAGCATAACGTTGATATTATTGGCCTGAGCGGCTTGATTACGCCTTCGCTCGATGAGATGGTGGGTGTAGCGAAGGAGATGGAACGGCAGGGCTTCACACTGCCGCTGCTCATTGGCGGAGCTACTACCTCGCGGATTCACACAGCCGTAAAAATCGATCCGCACTATTCGGGGCCGGTGGTACACGTGCTGGATGCAAGCCGGAGCGTACCGGTAGCGGGGCGGCTCGTGAGCGAAACTGATGCTACGCGGGACAAGATCTTTACCGATATCAAGGCTGAATACGTCAAGCTGCGGAGCGACCACGCCAAGCGGCAGAAGGAAAAAGCGAGCCTGACCATCGACAAGGCACGGGCTAACCGGACGGTCATCGACTGGAGCCAGTTTGAGCCTACCAAGCCGACGTTTCTGGGCAACCGGTACTTCAACGACTATCCTATTGCCGAACTGGCGAAGTACATTGACTGGACACCCTTCTTCCAGACGTGGCAGCTGCACGGCAAATACCCCGCTATTTTCGAGGATGCCGTCGTGGGGTCAGAAGCGAAAAAACTGTTCGATGACGCCAAAGCACTGCTACAGGAAATCATCGACAAGAAACTTCTGCGGGCCAATGCCGTGGTTGGTTTCTACCCCGCCAACTCGGCCGAAGACGATGTGCTGCTGCATGACTACGAAGAGCAGATCCGGGATGTTGCCTGTGAACGCCACGGGTCGCACCGACACGTAGAGTACAAAATATCCCGTTCGGCGGGCGATACGGCTGCGGCTGTCACACCCGCCGGTGAGCTAATCTACGATACTAAAACGGTACTGCACTTCCTGCGTCAGCAAAACCAGAAAGCGCCGGGACTGCCCAACCTGTGCCTCGCCGACTTCGTAGCTCCGCTCGACAGTGGCCGCGAGGACTACATCGGCGCTTTTGCCGTAACGGCGGGTATTGGCATCGAAGCACTGCTGGAAAAATACGAGCGTGACCACGACGACTACAACAGCATCATGGTCAAAGCTCTCGCCGACAGGCTGGCCGAAGCGTTTGCCGAGCGGATGCACGAGCGCGTTCGGAAAGAGTTCTGGCCTTACGCTACCGACGAAACGCTGAGCAACGAACAGCTCATCAAAGAAGACTACCAGGGCATCCGGCCCGCACCGGGCTACCCGGCCTGCCCGGATCATACCGAAAAAGGAAAACTGTTTGAACTGCTGAACGCGGGCGAAATTGGCATCGAACTAACCGAAAGTTACGCCATGTATCCTGCTTCGTCGGTGAGTGGCTTCTACTTTGCCAACCCGGAATCGAAATATTTCGCGATAGGTAAAATTAACAAAGACCAGGTGCTGGACTATGCCCACCGGAAAGACATGCCCGTCGACGAAATTGAAAAGTGGCTCGCGCCGGTACTGAGCTACGACGCGTAG